In one Tindallia californiensis genomic region, the following are encoded:
- the citD gene encoding citrate lyase acyl carrier protein, with protein MDKITTGIAGTLESNDVMVTVELRTEGPLNIDLESNVIHQFGKLIEKTARETLEELGVKHGLIKIVDKGALDYAIRARIITAVNRAQRREVS; from the coding sequence ATGGATAAGATCACAACGGGAATTGCCGGTACCCTTGAGTCCAATGATGTAATGGTCACCGTAGAACTCCGGACAGAAGGCCCCTTGAATATAGATCTTGAGAGCAATGTTATCCATCAGTTTGGAAAATTAATTGAAAAAACAGCAAGAGAGACTCTTGAAGAACTTGGTGTGAAGCATGGGTTGATTAAAATTGTAGACAAAGGTGCTTTAGACTATGCAATTCGTGCGAGAATTATTACGGCCGTAAATCGGGCACAAAGGAGGGAGGTTTCGTGA
- the citF gene encoding citrate lyase subunit alpha has translation MHPLVKNSIGREVPSYIDGIGKLTPFAGAFAHTTQKTNASLPASSHRPGDVKLVKSIREALEKSGLADGMVLSFHHHFRNGDHLMNMVMDQVAEMGIRDITISPSSMQSIHDHLIAHIRKGVITGIRTSGLRGELARQISAEGILPTPVMIRSHGGRPRSIESGDSKIDIAIIGAPASDPHGNVNGVEGPNACGSLGYAMADAAFAQKTIVVTDHLVSHPVHPVSIPQTQVDYVVVTDGIGDPKGIVSGATRITRNPLELLIAEKACQTILASELVKEGFSFQAGTGGSSLAVAHFLRQYMREHSIKGSFASGGINGYLVDMLEEGLFNCLLDVQCFDLKAIESIRNNPHHLEMSASYYANPHNKGCVAHNLDIMILSATEIDVNFNVNVITGSNGIMMGASGGHCDTAAGSKLSVVVAPLFRGRIPIVLDEVTTVVTPGESIDVLVTEYGVAVNPARKDLKDRFQDCGLSVMEIHDLKEMAEKITGKPRKPMVTEDIVGLVEYRDGTIIDTIKKVTT, from the coding sequence ATGCATCCTTTAGTAAAAAATTCAATTGGGAGAGAAGTACCGTCCTATATCGATGGAATCGGGAAATTAACACCCTTTGCCGGTGCTTTTGCTCATACAACCCAAAAGACAAATGCTTCATTACCGGCTTCAAGCCATCGTCCGGGAGATGTAAAACTGGTAAAATCGATTAGAGAAGCATTGGAAAAATCAGGGTTAGCTGACGGCATGGTTTTATCATTTCATCATCATTTTAGAAATGGGGATCATTTGATGAACATGGTCATGGATCAGGTGGCTGAGATGGGTATCAGAGATATTACCATTTCACCCAGTTCTATGCAAAGTATCCACGACCATTTGATTGCACATATTCGAAAAGGTGTTATCACTGGTATTCGAACCAGTGGTCTTCGAGGGGAACTGGCTCGCCAGATTTCTGCCGAAGGGATCTTGCCAACACCGGTGATGATTCGATCTCATGGCGGACGACCCAGGTCTATTGAATCAGGTGATTCGAAAATTGACATTGCTATTATTGGAGCGCCAGCATCTGATCCACATGGTAATGTCAATGGAGTGGAAGGACCTAACGCATGTGGATCCTTAGGCTATGCCATGGCTGATGCCGCTTTCGCCCAGAAAACCATCGTAGTGACAGATCATTTGGTATCTCACCCAGTTCATCCTGTCAGCATTCCACAAACACAGGTGGACTATGTAGTGGTAACAGATGGTATCGGAGATCCGAAGGGAATTGTTTCCGGCGCCACAAGAATTACACGGAATCCTTTAGAACTACTCATTGCTGAAAAAGCTTGTCAGACCATTCTAGCTTCGGAATTGGTCAAAGAAGGCTTTTCTTTCCAGGCAGGTACGGGTGGTTCATCCTTGGCGGTGGCACATTTTTTGCGTCAATATATGAGAGAGCATTCTATCAAGGGTAGCTTTGCTTCAGGAGGTATCAATGGTTACCTGGTAGATATGCTGGAAGAAGGGCTGTTTAATTGTCTTTTAGATGTTCAGTGCTTCGACTTAAAAGCCATTGAATCTATTCGAAATAACCCTCATCATTTGGAAATGTCTGCCTCTTACTATGCAAATCCGCATAACAAGGGGTGTGTGGCCCACAATCTGGATATTATGATTCTAAGCGCAACAGAGATTGATGTTAACTTTAACGTCAACGTTATTACAGGATCCAATGGTATTATGATGGGAGCCTCTGGAGGGCACTGTGATACAGCCGCCGGATCTAAACTTTCCGTAGTAGTGGCTCCTTTGTTTCGGGGAAGAATACCTATTGTACTGGACGAAGTAACCACGGTGGTAACCCCGGGCGAATCCATCGATGTTTTGGTGACAGAATATGGTGTGGCGGTAAACCCAGCTCGAAAAGACTTAAAGGATCGATTCCAAGACTGTGGATTATCGGTCATGGAGATTCATGATCTGAAAGAAATGGCCGAAAAAATAACCGGAAAACCTCGAAAACCAATGGTAACCGAGGATATTGTAGGATTGGTAGAGTATCGAGATGGTACGATTATTGACACCATCAAAAAAGTAACGACTTAA
- a CDS encoding HpcH/HpaI aldolase/citrate lyase family protein — MRKLRRSMMFVPANNPGMIFQASVFSPDCIIFDLEDAIPVREKDSARDLLVEAIKSIDFGKCEIFSRINPLYTPYGEMDVRALAHAGLKNYRLPMTESPEDIERMDMLLTELEKEIGLESRSLKILGAIETAKGVLNAPAIAGSSDRLVGISFGAEDFTRSMATERSKTGEELYWARSHVVMAAMAAGIDAIDTVFADLEDSEAFEKELKMAKQLGFCGKSLIHPSQINVVHKVFSPGKEEVYQAKKIIDAMEEAEERGAGVIVVDGKMVDEPVLIRAKRIMELAMASGMEGRGD; from the coding sequence GTGAGAAAACTTAGAAGATCTATGATGTTTGTTCCGGCTAACAATCCGGGAATGATATTTCAAGCCTCTGTTTTTTCTCCTGACTGCATTATTTTTGATCTTGAAGATGCAATACCAGTTAGAGAAAAAGATAGTGCAAGAGACCTGCTGGTAGAGGCCATTAAGTCAATCGACTTTGGAAAATGTGAGATTTTTTCGCGAATTAATCCATTGTACACACCTTATGGAGAAATGGATGTGAGAGCTTTAGCCCATGCTGGGTTGAAGAATTATCGACTGCCTATGACAGAATCGCCGGAAGATATTGAACGAATGGACATGTTGTTGACAGAACTGGAAAAAGAGATAGGGTTAGAGTCAAGAAGCTTGAAAATACTTGGAGCCATCGAAACGGCAAAAGGAGTACTTAATGCACCGGCAATTGCCGGTTCCAGTGATCGGTTGGTAGGAATCTCCTTTGGTGCAGAAGACTTTACACGGAGTATGGCTACAGAACGAAGCAAAACAGGAGAAGAACTTTATTGGGCTCGCTCGCATGTGGTGATGGCGGCGATGGCAGCGGGGATTGATGCTATCGATACAGTTTTTGCAGATCTGGAGGATTCGGAAGCATTTGAAAAAGAATTAAAAATGGCGAAACAGCTGGGTTTTTGTGGGAAATCGCTGATTCATCCAAGTCAGATCAATGTAGTTCATAAAGTCTTTTCTCCTGGTAAGGAAGAAGTGTATCAAGCTAAAAAAATCATTGATGCAATGGAGGAAGCAGAAGAACGAGGCGCTGGTGTTATTGTAGTAGATGGAAAAATGGTAGATGAACCAGTTCTGATCAGGGCGAAAAGAATTATGGAACTGGCAATGGCCAGCGGTATGGAAGGAAGAGGTGACTAA